The proteins below are encoded in one region of Pelagibacterium flavum:
- a CDS encoding putative bifunctional diguanylate cyclase/phosphodiesterase, with protein sequence MPDGKGMSNAHAVDAALEAMPYGLCVWSEDFKLELFNARYAWTFGLAADALNAGMTLRDCCRAVIDAGNYFGYSVDELYEAMISRFERQKRRETPIQYEQNLRDRNIRTTYTGRAGTGWLVTHEDITDASDHLTALSKREADLAQQAVRFETAVDNMAHGLCMIDADHRLVICNANYAMLYDLPESLRQPGTLLTDILDYRFENGMRPKEGPMAFLQRRVQTITDRKRSADICEFENGQIISLVHQPMDDGGWVETHQDITEQRRSEARIHHLARHDALTDLPNRTLFAEEMAMAESRIRRGETMAVLCFDLDHFKVINDTLGHGVGDAVLKEVAARINHAKREHECAARLGGDEFSMLAGPLKSPNDAAALAERLVAAISHPMEIEGHRVIIGTSIGIAVAPTDGTDGETLMKNADLALYRAKSDGRGNFRFFEKGMDAAMQHRRAIESGLKLGLTRDEFRLVFQPLMDLENNSISCMEALLRWEHSEMGFISPAEFIPVAEEIGFIVQLGEWVLRQACLAAATWPTDIRVAVNLSPVQFKSRRLMESVQQALDEACLPASRLELEITESVLLSDSDQTLETLHALRAMGIRISMDDFGTGYSSLSYLRAFPFDKIKIDRSFIEDVGSKDANFEIIKAVIALGRSLGMATTAEGVETEAQLDAVRAHGCDEFQGFLFSRPLPAKDALELITRLTPARAVEPRLTSNG encoded by the coding sequence ATGCCGGACGGCAAGGGAATGAGCAATGCGCACGCCGTAGATGCGGCGCTCGAGGCGATGCCGTACGGGCTGTGCGTTTGGAGTGAGGATTTCAAGCTCGAATTGTTCAACGCCCGTTATGCGTGGACGTTCGGACTGGCGGCCGATGCACTCAATGCTGGCATGACTCTGCGCGATTGCTGCCGCGCCGTAATCGATGCGGGCAATTATTTCGGGTACAGCGTTGATGAACTTTATGAAGCGATGATCAGTCGCTTCGAGCGGCAAAAGCGCCGCGAGACGCCGATCCAGTATGAGCAAAATCTTCGCGACCGCAACATACGTACGACCTATACGGGCCGTGCCGGTACGGGCTGGCTGGTTACCCACGAAGATATCACCGATGCCAGCGATCACCTCACCGCGCTGTCCAAGCGAGAGGCCGACCTGGCTCAACAGGCAGTTCGATTTGAGACTGCCGTTGACAATATGGCGCACGGTCTGTGCATGATCGACGCCGACCACAGGCTGGTGATCTGCAACGCCAACTACGCCATGCTCTACGATCTTCCCGAGAGCCTACGCCAGCCCGGTACGCTTCTGACCGACATTCTCGACTACCGGTTCGAGAACGGAATGCGCCCCAAGGAAGGCCCCATGGCCTTTTTGCAGCGTCGGGTTCAAACGATCACTGATCGGAAACGCAGTGCAGACATCTGCGAGTTCGAGAACGGCCAGATCATTTCACTGGTTCACCAGCCGATGGACGATGGTGGATGGGTTGAAACCCATCAGGACATTACCGAGCAGCGGCGGTCGGAGGCCCGCATTCATCATCTGGCGCGACACGATGCTCTGACCGACCTGCCCAACCGGACGCTGTTTGCCGAAGAAATGGCCATGGCAGAATCCCGCATACGTCGCGGTGAGACCATGGCGGTGCTGTGCTTCGACCTCGACCACTTCAAGGTGATTAATGACACCCTCGGGCACGGTGTAGGCGATGCCGTTCTCAAGGAGGTTGCGGCGCGCATCAACCACGCCAAGCGTGAGCATGAATGCGCTGCCCGGCTCGGGGGCGATGAATTCTCCATGCTTGCCGGCCCGCTCAAAAGCCCCAACGACGCGGCGGCCCTCGCCGAACGCCTGGTCGCGGCCATCAGCCACCCGATGGAAATAGAGGGCCATCGTGTCATCATCGGCACTTCAATCGGAATAGCTGTGGCGCCAACTGATGGCACGGATGGCGAAACGCTGATGAAAAATGCCGACCTTGCGCTTTATCGCGCCAAGAGTGATGGCCGGGGCAATTTCCGTTTTTTTGAAAAAGGCATGGACGCGGCCATGCAGCATCGCCGCGCCATCGAAAGCGGACTGAAACTGGGTCTGACTCGCGACGAGTTCAGATTGGTTTTCCAGCCCCTCATGGACCTGGAAAACAATTCCATATCCTGCATGGAAGCCCTGTTGCGCTGGGAGCACTCGGAAATGGGTTTTATCTCGCCCGCCGAGTTCATTCCGGTCGCCGAGGAAATCGGCTTTATTGTGCAACTGGGAGAATGGGTGCTCAGACAGGCGTGCCTGGCAGCAGCAACCTGGCCCACAGATATCCGTGTCGCGGTCAATCTTTCACCCGTGCAGTTCAAGAGCCGCCGGTTGATGGAGAGTGTCCAGCAGGCCCTTGATGAGGCCTGCTTGCCTGCGAGCCGTCTCGAACTCGAGATCACCGAATCCGTCTTGCTCAGCGATTCCGATCAGACATTGGAAACCCTCCATGCCCTGCGCGCCATGGGCATTCGCATTTCGATGGACGATTTCGGAACCGGCTATTCCTCGCTCTCGTATCTGAGGGCCTTCCCGTTCGACAAGATCAAGATCGACCGCTCATTCATCGAGGACGTGGGATCCAAGGACGCCAATTTCGAGATCATCAAGGCAGTCATCGCTCTGGGCCGAAGTCTGGGCATGGCGACCACCGCAGAGGGCGTCGAAACCGAAGCTCAGCTCGACGCCGTTCGTGCCCATGGATGTGATGAATTTCAAGGCTTTCTGTTCTCCCGGCCCCTACCAGCCAAAGATGCGCTCGAACTGATTACGAGGCTAACCCCAGCCAGAGCGGTCGAGCCAAGGCTCACCAGCAACGGCTAG
- a CDS encoding alpha-hydroxy acid oxidase — MGFPAQTIGDLKNLARRRVPRMFFDYADSGSWTESTYNANETDFSKIKFRQRVAVDMTDRSLGSTMIGQDVAMPVAIAPTGFGGMQHPDGEMLGARAARALGIPFTLSTMSICSIEDVSEATGGAPFWFQLYVMRDRKFMHNLIDRAKAANCSALVLTLDLQILGQRHKDARNGLSAPPKINFNTVWQLASRPQWCLSMLKTRRHTFRNIVGHAENVGDLSSLSSWTAEQFDPKLNWSDIEWIKERWGGKVILKGIMDAEDARMAAASGADAIIVSNHGGRQLDGAPSSISALPSIVEAVGDKIEVHMDGGIRSGQDVLRALCLGAKGVYIGRPWLYGLGAGGEAGVRQALEIIRKELDVTMALCGERDIRNVGRHNLVNPGVFSE, encoded by the coding sequence ATGGGTTTTCCAGCACAAACGATTGGGGATCTCAAGAATCTGGCAAGGCGCCGCGTACCGCGGATGTTTTTCGATTATGCCGATTCCGGTTCCTGGACGGAAAGCACCTATAACGCCAACGAAACAGACTTTTCCAAGATAAAGTTTCGCCAGCGCGTTGCCGTCGACATGACCGACCGCTCGCTGGGCTCGACCATGATCGGCCAAGACGTTGCGATGCCCGTCGCGATAGCGCCGACCGGTTTCGGCGGCATGCAGCATCCCGATGGAGAAATGCTCGGAGCCCGAGCGGCGCGCGCGCTGGGCATTCCATTCACGCTTTCAACCATGAGCATCTGTTCGATCGAGGACGTGTCAGAGGCCACCGGCGGCGCCCCGTTCTGGTTCCAGCTCTATGTGATGCGTGACCGCAAGTTCATGCATAATCTGATCGACCGGGCCAAAGCGGCAAACTGTTCGGCGCTAGTTCTCACGCTGGATCTGCAGATTCTCGGACAGCGGCACAAGGATGCGCGCAACGGGCTCTCTGCTCCCCCAAAGATCAATTTCAACACCGTCTGGCAGCTGGCCTCCCGTCCGCAATGGTGTTTGTCCATGCTCAAGACGCGCCGCCATACGTTTCGCAATATCGTCGGTCATGCAGAAAATGTCGGCGATTTATCCTCGCTGTCGTCCTGGACTGCGGAACAGTTCGATCCCAAGCTCAACTGGTCCGATATCGAGTGGATCAAGGAGCGCTGGGGCGGAAAGGTGATCTTGAAGGGCATCATGGACGCCGAAGACGCCCGCATGGCAGCCGCTTCGGGCGCAGACGCGATCATTGTATCCAATCATGGCGGGCGGCAACTGGACGGCGCACCGTCCTCGATCTCCGCCCTGCCCAGTATCGTAGAAGCGGTGGGCGACAAGATTGAAGTTCACATGGACGGAGGTATCCGCTCCGGCCAAGATGTTTTGCGAGCGCTGTGTCTCGGGGCCAAAGGCGTCTATATCGGCCGGCCGTGGCTCTATGGGCTCGGAGCTGGCGGAGAGGCCGGCGTCCGGCAGGCCCTCGAGATTATCCGCAAGGAACTTGACGTCACCATGGCGCTTTGCGGCGAGCGGGATATCCGCAATGTCGGTCGGCACAACCTCGTCAATCCGGGTGTTTTTTCAGAATGA
- the nadC gene encoding carboxylating nicotinate-nucleotide diphosphorylase — protein sequence MTTAHAAALPRHVVERAIKIAFAEDLGEAGDITSQATIDPKATAVARINARGAGVVCGLDCAVGAFSLIGAGLETETFVADGTIVSGGDAILEVRGNARNLLAAERTALNFLTHLSGVATLTRSFVLQTEGTDARICCTRKTTPGLRALEKYAVRCGGGHNNRFGLNDAILIKDNHIAVAGGVTEAIAAARAFAGHLVSVEVEVDTLDQLREALATDVNAILLDNMDEDTLAQAVAITAGRAKLEASGNVTLERVAAIARTGVDYISTSRITTAAVPLDLGLDISID from the coding sequence ATGACAACGGCCCATGCTGCCGCGCTCCCTCGCCATGTCGTCGAACGCGCCATCAAAATTGCGTTCGCAGAAGATCTGGGAGAAGCGGGGGACATCACCTCTCAGGCGACGATCGATCCGAAAGCAACGGCGGTCGCTCGCATCAACGCGCGCGGCGCGGGCGTAGTCTGCGGACTCGATTGCGCGGTAGGGGCCTTTTCGTTAATCGGTGCGGGCCTTGAAACAGAAACGTTCGTTGCGGATGGCACCATAGTCTCGGGCGGAGACGCCATTCTTGAAGTGCGCGGCAATGCGCGAAACCTGCTGGCAGCGGAGCGCACGGCGCTCAATTTCCTGACCCATTTGAGTGGCGTCGCAACCCTGACGCGCAGCTTCGTGCTGCAGACCGAAGGGACGGATGCCCGTATCTGTTGCACCCGAAAGACCACGCCGGGGCTGCGGGCGCTGGAAAAATATGCCGTTCGGTGTGGTGGCGGACACAACAATCGTTTCGGGCTGAACGATGCCATCCTGATCAAGGACAATCACATTGCCGTGGCTGGCGGTGTCACCGAAGCCATCGCGGCGGCGAGGGCGTTTGCGGGGCATCTGGTCTCGGTCGAAGTGGAAGTCGACACGCTCGACCAACTTCGCGAGGCTCTGGCGACCGATGTGAACGCCATTCTTCTCGATAATATGGACGAGGACACCCTTGCCCAGGCCGTCGCCATCACCGCCGGACGCGCCAAGCTCGAGGCATCGGGCAATGTTACGCTTGAGCGTGTGGCGGCGATTGCCCGGACGGGTGTGGATTACATTTCGACCAGCCGGATCACCACTGCTGCTGTTCCCCTGGATCTTGGGCTGGACATAAGCATCGATTAG
- a CDS encoding PadR family transcriptional regulator: MNVRTLCLSFLYTQDASGYEIRKLCTEGGGAYFVEASFGSIYPALAKLEDDELVTSRIEHQDGKPSKKIYSITEAGRAAFCDALHEPLGDDVFRSPFLLFARFAHLLDPDLVKSRIEDRLAYLDAQIVELKELQREIEGGDDTSHTNDAWVISYGITCLEVAHRHLHTHMHSLIASARPDKARAGQQAAE; the protein is encoded by the coding sequence ATGAACGTTCGCACTCTATGCCTCTCCTTCCTCTACACTCAGGATGCGAGTGGCTATGAAATTCGCAAGCTTTGCACCGAAGGTGGCGGCGCCTATTTCGTCGAAGCCAGCTTCGGCTCGATTTATCCTGCGCTTGCCAAGCTGGAGGACGATGAACTCGTAACGTCCCGGATCGAGCATCAGGACGGCAAACCGTCCAAAAAGATCTATTCCATTACCGAGGCTGGCCGAGCCGCCTTTTGCGATGCTCTGCACGAACCTTTGGGCGATGATGTCTTTCGCAGCCCTTTCCTGCTTTTCGCTCGTTTTGCACATCTGCTCGACCCCGATCTGGTCAAGTCGCGCATCGAGGACAGGCTGGCCTATCTCGACGCTCAAATTGTCGAACTCAAAGAGCTTCAGCGGGAAATAGAAGGCGGAGATGACACGAGCCATACCAACGACGCATGGGTGATCAGCTATGGCATCACCTGTCTTGAAGTTGCACATCGGCATCTCCATACCCACATGCACTCCTTAATTGCCTCAGCGCGACCAGACAAAGCGCGCGCCGGGCAGCAAGCAGCAGAATAG
- a CDS encoding efflux RND transporter periplasmic adaptor subunit yields the protein MGTGTLVMGGQGPGNGEHSIVGLIEGDDHGPISTALAEAGVLPEHSPETVEQARMTVAERVAQANGGPGASVSVRTQTFERQQMPIEVTLRGRTTAAANVAAVAETAAVVETVHVEKGDQVEAGDLLCSLAPGTRAAAVAQAEAALAQAEAGLAQAQLDLETNTSLRERGLAPANTANSVQVALAAAEAQVSSAQAALDNARAELDRTEIVAEVSGLVQAPIATRGSMLSQGSVCATIVQLDPIVFSGSVAEANITLARTGLPATLHTVTNQDATGEVTYVAASADDATRSFPVEIEFANPDFSIREGVTATATVNMGSMPGHLLPQSVLTLNDEGVLGVRAVQDGIVAFYPVTIVSDTREGVWVTGLPQSVDIITIGQEFVIEGQSVQAGQEAVSDDATETSEEGAPA from the coding sequence TTGGGCACGGGCACGCTGGTTATGGGCGGCCAGGGTCCTGGAAACGGCGAGCATTCCATTGTCGGTCTCATCGAAGGCGATGATCACGGCCCCATTTCAACAGCGCTGGCCGAGGCCGGCGTCCTCCCCGAGCATTCCCCAGAGACAGTCGAGCAGGCACGTATGACCGTTGCCGAGCGTGTGGCTCAGGCAAACGGGGGACCTGGCGCATCTGTATCGGTACGCACGCAAACGTTTGAACGCCAACAGATGCCGATTGAAGTCACATTGCGTGGCCGCACGACGGCTGCGGCCAATGTTGCGGCAGTCGCCGAAACGGCGGCCGTCGTGGAGACCGTCCATGTCGAAAAGGGCGACCAGGTAGAAGCTGGTGATCTTTTGTGTTCACTTGCACCCGGCACACGCGCCGCGGCTGTTGCACAGGCCGAGGCCGCTCTTGCACAGGCCGAGGCAGGACTTGCTCAGGCTCAACTCGATCTGGAAACCAACACTTCGTTGCGCGAGCGTGGTCTGGCTCCAGCCAATACCGCCAATTCAGTTCAGGTCGCTCTGGCCGCCGCCGAAGCTCAAGTTTCCTCGGCCCAGGCCGCGCTTGACAATGCGAGGGCCGAACTGGATCGGACGGAAATCGTTGCCGAGGTGTCCGGATTGGTTCAGGCCCCTATCGCCACCCGCGGTTCAATGCTCTCTCAGGGCAGCGTTTGCGCGACGATCGTTCAGCTCGATCCAATCGTCTTCTCGGGCTCGGTTGCTGAAGCCAACATCACGCTGGCCCGCACCGGGCTTCCCGCCACGCTGCACACGGTGACCAATCAGGACGCCACCGGTGAGGTGACTTACGTGGCAGCCAGTGCCGACGATGCAACACGTTCTTTCCCCGTCGAAATCGAATTTGCCAATCCCGATTTTTCGATCCGGGAAGGCGTTACGGCCACCGCTACGGTCAATATGGGATCGATGCCGGGGCATCTTCTGCCCCAGTCGGTGCTCACGTTGAACGATGAAGGTGTACTAGGCGTACGGGCCGTTCAAGACGGCATTGTCGCTTTTTACCCTGTGACGATCGTTTCGGATACCAGAGAGGGAGTATGGGTAACCGGGCTTCCTCAATCTGTCGACATCATCACCATCGGCCAGGAATTTGTGATTGAAGGACAGTCGGTGCAGGCCGGGCAGGAAGCTGTTTCGGATGATGCCACTGAGACCTCTGAAGAAGGTGCACCTGCATGA
- a CDS encoding efflux RND transporter permease subunit, whose product MTSFIERILRMPRVVMTIMALLLLAGGLSYSVLPKESFPAIDVPYLYVSISQTGVSPRDAENLLARPAEEELNGLDGLVNMSSTSTTGHASVFLEFGANVDTEQALIDTRARIDAIKANLPADADDPTVNEIDMVGYPIISVAVYGDVPERELVRRAEELQTALEGIASVREVTLSGARDEVVEVTIDLMRLEAYDLTANQLFDALARNNLVVAGGTLNTGQGSFSVEVPGLITSAQDVFELPIKTDGTNVVTFGDIANVTRTLEDATEYTNVNGSPALILGVSKKAGTNIIEVSDTVRAVTEELAAEWPQGVGHSFFLDQAETTLSLFRSLEAAVLTAVALVLITCIAVLGVRAAFMIGMSIPLSFMIAFLYMQMTGMTINMMVMFGLVIAVGVLVDDPVVVVEYAERKLQEGVSKKEAFIQAMHKMFIPVIGATATTLAAFVPLLFWPGIIGKFMTDLPTIVIVVMSASFVSALIFMPVIGAVIASTHVDPERKEQADIVMYPEKFHPKKVKGPTGIYVRLMSVLLRWPIPTLLVGFGIVFGVFFAYAANPTGTEAFPASEPEYATVAVVARGNYSPQEVRDMLVEVEDELMQVHGIRDIIMQFGTTGAMGTMPPDTIGNFQLQLVDYNHRVKAEEIFSDIRQRVADISGLQVQVLATESGPPAGKDINMRVESSSYDNLAPTVERIRDYLENELANTADIEDGRPSPGIDWQVTVDRLEAARYGIGVRELAPYVQLVTSGVNLGTYRDQSTGDELDIKVRLPQDERTLDALDSMRIATSQGMIPVSNFIDRQAVPKVANIERRNQTYVMPIAANLVNLPEGVYAADRVAELQAWLDDQEWPDGVTFAFGGAEEQMGDANAFIAQAFGAAVFLIFLILLLEYNSFYQVFVTLSTVFMSVAGVLLGMLATGMSFSAIMTGLGVVALAGIVVKNGIVLIDTYNEYNRHQQVEPVTAMLLTTAQRVRPVLLTAFLTALGVIPMWANVEFDFLRREIVVGGIAGSWFIHLSAALVSGLFFSTALTLIMVPVMVTAPKVIKGQVGSLFNWVRGRKAAEATPSGFDGMAVEVAGDDAARQHVVTKDTELIERNENGVTVLSRRPAAE is encoded by the coding sequence ATGACCAGCTTCATCGAGCGCATCCTGCGCATGCCCCGCGTCGTGATGACAATCATGGCGTTGCTGTTGCTCGCGGGCGGGCTTTCCTATTCGGTTCTCCCAAAGGAAAGCTTCCCCGCCATCGACGTTCCGTATCTTTACGTTTCGATCAGCCAGACGGGCGTTTCGCCTCGCGACGCCGAAAACCTGCTGGCCAGGCCGGCCGAAGAAGAACTCAACGGGCTGGACGGTCTGGTCAACATGTCGTCCACCTCGACCACCGGGCATGCTTCGGTGTTCCTCGAATTTGGTGCGAACGTTGATACCGAACAGGCTCTGATCGATACCCGGGCGCGCATTGATGCCATCAAGGCAAACCTGCCCGCCGACGCTGACGATCCGACGGTCAACGAAATCGACATGGTGGGTTACCCCATTATCTCGGTGGCCGTTTACGGTGATGTGCCAGAACGCGAACTGGTGCGCCGCGCGGAGGAACTTCAGACCGCGCTCGAAGGCATCGCGTCAGTTCGCGAAGTCACGCTGTCGGGTGCACGCGACGAAGTTGTTGAAGTCACCATCGACCTGATGCGCCTCGAGGCTTACGACCTCACGGCGAACCAGCTGTTCGACGCTCTGGCCCGCAACAATCTCGTGGTCGCCGGCGGCACGCTCAACACCGGTCAGGGCTCTTTCAGCGTGGAGGTTCCCGGACTCATCACCAGCGCCCAGGACGTCTTCGAGCTGCCCATCAAGACAGATGGCACCAACGTCGTCACGTTTGGCGATATCGCCAACGTCACGCGCACGCTGGAGGACGCCACAGAATACACCAACGTAAACGGCTCCCCTGCCCTGATTCTCGGTGTGAGCAAAAAAGCCGGCACCAACATCATCGAGGTATCCGACACCGTTCGTGCAGTCACCGAGGAACTTGCAGCCGAGTGGCCGCAAGGCGTGGGCCACAGCTTCTTTCTCGATCAGGCTGAAACCACGCTCAGCTTGTTCCGTTCGCTCGAGGCTGCGGTTCTGACCGCTGTGGCGCTGGTGCTTATTACCTGCATTGCCGTGCTTGGCGTCCGCGCCGCGTTCATGATCGGCATGTCGATCCCGCTGTCTTTCATGATCGCATTTCTCTACATGCAGATGACCGGCATGACGATCAACATGATGGTCATGTTCGGGCTGGTGATCGCCGTGGGCGTTCTGGTCGACGACCCCGTGGTGGTCGTCGAATATGCCGAGCGAAAACTGCAGGAAGGTGTCTCCAAGAAAGAGGCCTTCATCCAGGCGATGCACAAGATGTTCATACCGGTCATCGGTGCGACAGCCACAACCCTTGCCGCATTCGTGCCCCTGCTGTTCTGGCCCGGTATCATCGGCAAGTTCATGACCGACCTTCCGACGATCGTGATCGTCGTGATGTCCGCATCATTTGTTTCGGCGCTCATCTTCATGCCGGTTATCGGTGCCGTCATTGCCTCGACCCATGTCGATCCCGAGCGCAAGGAACAAGCCGATATCGTCATGTATCCCGAGAAGTTCCACCCCAAAAAGGTGAAGGGACCGACCGGGATATACGTGCGGCTCATGTCCGTGCTTTTGCGGTGGCCGATCCCAACATTGTTGGTCGGCTTCGGCATCGTGTTCGGAGTATTTTTCGCTTACGCAGCCAACCCTACGGGAACCGAGGCATTCCCAGCCTCCGAGCCTGAATATGCCACGGTTGCAGTGGTTGCCCGCGGCAATTATTCGCCGCAAGAGGTCCGCGACATGCTTGTCGAGGTCGAAGACGAATTGATGCAGGTCCACGGCATTCGGGACATCATCATGCAGTTCGGAACGACTGGCGCCATGGGTACCATGCCGCCCGACACGATCGGCAATTTCCAGCTCCAGCTCGTCGATTACAACCACCGGGTGAAGGCCGAGGAAATCTTCTCCGATATTCGCCAACGCGTTGCCGATATCTCCGGCCTGCAGGTTCAGGTTCTCGCCACCGAGAGCGGTCCACCGGCGGGCAAGGACATCAACATGCGTGTAGAAAGCTCCAGCTACGACAATCTGGCGCCGACCGTCGAACGCATCCGTGATTATCTGGAGAACGAGCTCGCCAATACCGCCGACATCGAGGATGGCCGCCCCTCACCCGGCATCGATTGGCAGGTGACCGTCGATCGTTTGGAAGCAGCCCGATACGGTATCGGCGTGCGCGAACTGGCTCCATATGTTCAGTTGGTAACGTCAGGCGTCAATCTGGGCACCTATCGTGATCAGAGCACAGGGGATGAACTCGACATCAAGGTTCGCCTTCCCCAGGATGAACGCACCTTGGATGCGCTCGATTCCATGCGGATTGCCACATCGCAGGGCATGATCCCGGTTTCGAACTTCATCGATCGGCAAGCGGTTCCCAAGGTCGCGAATATCGAACGGCGCAATCAGACCTATGTGATGCCGATTGCAGCCAATCTGGTTAATCTTCCAGAAGGTGTTTATGCCGCCGATCGCGTCGCCGAACTGCAGGCATGGCTCGATGATCAGGAATGGCCCGATGGCGTGACCTTCGCGTTCGGTGGTGCCGAAGAGCAGATGGGTGATGCCAATGCCTTTATCGCCCAGGCGTTCGGTGCTGCGGTGTTCCTGATCTTCCTGATCCTGCTGCTCGAGTACAACAGCTTCTATCAGGTGTTCGTAACGCTCTCGACGGTATTCATGTCGGTTGCCGGTGTTCTGCTCGGCATGCTCGCTACGGGTATGAGTTTTTCGGCCATCATGACAGGCTTGGGCGTTGTTGCGCTGGCGGGGATCGTTGTCAAAAACGGTATCGTTCTGATCGATACCTACAATGAGTACAACCGCCATCAGCAGGTCGAGCCGGTAACCGCAATGCTACTCACGACGGCGCAACGTGTGCGTCCCGTGCTACTCACCGCATTCCTGACGGCGCTCGGCGTTATCCCCATGTGGGCAAATGTCGAATTCGACTTCCTGCGGCGCGAAATCGTGGTCGGCGGCATCGCCGGATCGTGGTTCATCCACCTTTCGGCGGCGCTGGTAAGCGGGTTGTTCTTTTCGACTGCGCTGACCCTGATCATGGTGCCGGTCATGGTTACGGCCCCCAAGGTCATCAAGGGTCAGGTTGGCAGCCTGTTTAACTGGGTCCGTGGCCGGAAGGCGGCGGAAGCAACGCCCTCTGGCTTTGATGGCATGGCCGTTGAAGTGGCAGGCGACGATGCGGCGCGCCAGCATGTCGTGACCAAGGATACCGAACTGATCGAACGCAATGAGAATGGCGTTACGGTTCTTTCCCGAAGACCCGCAGCCGAATAA